Proteins from a genomic interval of Diaminobutyricimonas aerilata:
- a CDS encoding flagellar basal body rod protein FlgC, with the protein MTFDAIGIAGTALTVHRKWLDAVSDNLANVNTVRASADEAFRARYVIATEGEGTSGVYVSGAAYGDAAGRLVYEPDHPLADAEGYVRYPDIDMSAQMGQLITAQRGYQANAAVVDRARETYLAALQIGRS; encoded by the coding sequence ATGACCTTCGACGCCATCGGAATCGCCGGCACGGCGCTCACCGTGCACCGCAAATGGCTGGACGCCGTGTCGGACAACCTCGCCAACGTCAACACCGTGCGGGCGAGCGCCGACGAGGCGTTCCGCGCCCGCTACGTCATCGCCACCGAAGGCGAGGGCACGAGCGGCGTCTACGTGAGCGGCGCCGCGTACGGCGACGCCGCCGGTCGTCTCGTCTACGAACCGGATCACCCGCTCGCCGACGCCGAGGGCTACGTGCGCTACCCCGACATCGACATGTCGGCGCAGATGGGTCAGCTCATCACCGCCCAGCGCGGATACCAGGCGAACGCCGCGGTCGTCGACCGCGCCCGCGAGACCTACCTCGCCGCCCTGCAGATCGGGAGGTCCTGA
- the fliE gene encoding flagellar hook-basal body complex protein FliE, with amino-acid sequence MPIDAVSAVSAAVTSVQPTRGTQATSGPDFGAVLAGAIDEVQAQQAASNRLAVQAVTGDLTDIHDATIAATRSAVTLELVATVRNKGVEAFNEIMRMQA; translated from the coding sequence ATGCCCATCGACGCCGTCTCCGCCGTCTCCGCCGCCGTCACCTCGGTGCAGCCGACGCGCGGCACCCAAGCGACCTCGGGTCCGGACTTCGGCGCCGTGCTCGCCGGCGCGATCGACGAGGTGCAGGCCCAACAGGCCGCATCCAACCGGCTCGCCGTGCAGGCCGTGACCGGTGACCTCACCGACATCCACGACGCGACCATTGCCGCGACGCGCTCTGCCGTCACCCTCGAACTCGTCGCCACCGTGCGCAACAAGGGCGTCGAGGCATTCAACGAGATCATGCGGATGCAGGCCTGA
- the flgB gene encoding flagellar basal body rod protein FlgB: MFDSITLSALTSALDGLAERQRAIANNIANVNTPNYRAKRVAFEDALARSVRAGDGDVAPTTQRSLEPTRLDGNNVNLDTETLSNIDTVLRYQFAARAVEGSFTSVRTAMRSNG, encoded by the coding sequence GTGTTCGATTCGATCACTCTCTCCGCGCTGACGAGCGCCCTCGACGGGCTCGCCGAGCGTCAGCGCGCCATCGCGAACAACATCGCGAACGTCAACACCCCGAACTACCGCGCCAAGCGCGTCGCGTTCGAAGACGCGCTCGCGCGGTCGGTGCGCGCCGGCGACGGCGACGTCGCCCCCACGACCCAGCGGTCGCTCGAGCCCACCCGGCTCGACGGCAACAACGTCAACCTCGACACCGAGACGCTCTCGAACATCGACACCGTGCTGCGGTACCAGTTCGCCGCCCGCGCGGTCGAGGGATCGTTCACGAGCGTCCGCACCGCGATGAGGAGCAACGGATGA
- the fliF gene encoding flagellar basal-body MS-ring/collar protein FliF has translation MPAQVTGVFRRLAHAVREFTVAQRTIALIGLAAVVLGGIALGTWLTRPAFAPLFSGLAASDASEIVDQLRTDGVPYELTDGGSTIMVPADRVDQERLQAASAGLPSADTGGYALLDSMGVTSSEFQQSVTYKRALEGELATTIEALEGVSTASVRLAIPEETVFVEEAADPTASVFVDTERGVTLTSEQVQAIVHLTSASVDRLDPDNVAVVDAEGTVLSSVGVGAAGGAAQQASDYEKRVQESVQSMLDRVVGSGNATVVVTADMSAETAQRVEETFTTPEGAPVLNESTTSENYAGGAGGGATGVLGPDNIAVPGGADGQGEFTSDSATRNNAVNKVTETRNIPAGAIDRQTVSVALNEEALDGVSAASIQDLVVAAAGIDIQRGDAVTVESVPFTTAGADEAAAALAEERAAEERAATTSLITTGIVVLGAILLLITVIAIVRRARRRATDLGPLDAGALDPLVDDTTAQLESAGITLPMPTLPTAPTEALVLEPTPIDRVRADVDALASASPERTAEFLRNLMDDRQPV, from the coding sequence ATGCCCGCGCAGGTCACCGGCGTCTTCCGCCGGCTCGCCCACGCGGTGCGTGAGTTCACCGTCGCCCAGCGCACCATCGCGCTCATCGGACTCGCGGCGGTCGTACTCGGCGGGATCGCGCTCGGCACGTGGCTCACCCGCCCCGCGTTCGCGCCCCTGTTCTCCGGTCTCGCCGCCTCCGACGCGAGCGAGATCGTCGACCAGCTGCGCACCGACGGGGTGCCGTACGAACTCACCGACGGCGGCTCGACGATCATGGTGCCCGCCGACCGGGTCGACCAGGAACGCCTCCAGGCCGCGTCGGCCGGGCTGCCCAGCGCCGACACGGGCGGCTACGCGCTGCTCGACTCGATGGGTGTCACCTCGAGCGAGTTCCAGCAGTCGGTCACCTACAAGCGGGCGCTCGAGGGCGAGCTCGCGACCACGATCGAGGCGCTCGAGGGCGTGAGCACCGCGTCGGTGCGGCTCGCCATCCCGGAGGAGACGGTCTTCGTCGAGGAGGCAGCCGATCCCACCGCCTCGGTGTTCGTCGACACGGAGCGCGGCGTCACGCTCACGAGCGAGCAGGTGCAGGCGATCGTGCACCTCACCTCGGCATCGGTCGACCGGCTCGACCCCGACAACGTCGCCGTCGTCGACGCGGAGGGCACGGTGCTCTCCTCCGTCGGTGTCGGCGCCGCGGGCGGTGCGGCGCAGCAGGCGAGCGACTACGAGAAGCGGGTGCAGGAGTCGGTGCAGTCGATGCTCGACCGGGTCGTCGGATCCGGCAACGCGACCGTCGTCGTCACGGCCGACATGAGCGCCGAGACCGCGCAACGCGTCGAGGAGACCTTCACGACCCCGGAGGGTGCCCCGGTGCTCAACGAGTCGACCACGAGCGAGAACTACGCGGGCGGCGCGGGAGGCGGCGCGACCGGGGTGCTCGGACCCGACAACATCGCCGTGCCCGGCGGGGCCGACGGGCAGGGTGAGTTCACCTCCGACTCCGCCACCCGCAACAACGCGGTCAACAAGGTGACCGAGACCCGCAACATCCCCGCCGGAGCGATCGACCGGCAGACCGTCTCCGTCGCACTCAACGAAGAGGCGCTCGACGGGGTGAGCGCCGCGAGCATCCAGGATCTCGTCGTCGCCGCGGCGGGCATCGACATCCAGCGCGGCGACGCGGTCACCGTCGAGTCGGTGCCGTTCACCACCGCCGGCGCCGACGAGGCCGCCGCCGCGCTCGCCGAGGAACGAGCCGCGGAGGAGCGCGCGGCCACCACGAGCCTCATCACCACCGGCATCGTCGTGCTCGGCGCGATCCTGCTGCTCATCACCGTGATCGCGATCGTGCGCCGGGCCCGGCGCCGTGCGACCGACCTCGGTCCGCTCGACGCGGGCGCCCTCGACCCGCTCGTCGACGACACGACCGCGCAGCTCGAGAGCGCCGGCATCACCCTGCCGATGCCGACCCTGCCGACCGCGCCGACCGAGGCGCTCGTGCTCGAGCCCACACCGATCGACCGCGTGCGCGCCGACGTCGACGCGCTCGCGAGCGCGAGTCCGGAGCGCACCGCCGAGTTCCTGCGCAACCTCATGGACGACCGGCAGCCGGTATGA